In Acomys russatus chromosome 9, mAcoRus1.1, whole genome shotgun sequence, the following are encoded in one genomic region:
- the Cfap90 gene encoding uncharacterized protein C5orf49 homolog — protein MDPRDVKKKGRKVEKEKGKEEEGEEEEITASSLRGKPRPLPISAVSTFSYIPPRRQDPKELSYFSRESRTGVISLYDCVFNRRLDYNQKLHRDDREHAKHMGLHINEEEQERTVPVLMSSVYGKRIHQPIEPLNRGYGRVNHVQADFYRKNDIPSIKVPDFGHINPA, from the exons ATGGACCCCAGGGACGtgaaaaagaaggggagaaaggtggaaaaggagaaggggaaagaagaggagggggaggaggaggaaatcacGGCCTCTTCACTGCGGGGCAAGCCACGCCCTCTCCCCATCTCAGCGGTCTCAACTTTCAGCTACATCCCACCAAGGCGCCAGGACCCCAAAGAACTCAGCTACTTCTCCCGCGAGAGCCGG ACAGGGGTCATCTCCCTCTACGACTGTGTTTTTAACAGGAGACTAGATTATAACCAGAAATTACATCGAGATGACAGAGAACATGCAAAACACATGGGACTTCATATTAACGAGGAG GAGCAGGAAAGGACCGTGCCTGTGCTGATGTCCTCTGTCTATGGAAAGCGCATCCATCAGCCCATCGAACCCCTAAACAGAGGCTATGGCCGCGTGAACCACGTGCAGGCCGACTTCTACAGGAAGAATGACATTCCGAGTATCAAGGTGCCCGACTTCGGGCACATCAACCCAGCCTGA